One stretch of Halapricum desulfuricans DNA includes these proteins:
- a CDS encoding DUF420 domain-containing protein, with the protein MAVLTALRQGVRSHTLGVAAVITAVGYALVMNAFEGFVPLFPSIGEPTVRLLSDVIVVINAATLTALLAGVYYIRQRRIERHRTAMVTAVALELGFLVLYLWKVGGGGELYIQASGLFRTSYLLILAVHLICSALSVPLVIYAVLLGLTRTPTELADTAHARVGRVAVGVWSISLALGIVTSAMLRIAGSELETVGAIVLV; encoded by the coding sequence ATGGCTGTCCTGACAGCGCTCCGCCAGGGAGTCCGATCGCACACGCTCGGGGTCGCCGCGGTGATCACGGCAGTCGGCTACGCCCTCGTGATGAACGCCTTCGAGGGGTTCGTCCCGCTGTTTCCCTCGATCGGCGAACCGACCGTCCGACTGCTCAGCGACGTCATCGTGGTCATCAACGCCGCGACCCTGACCGCGCTGCTCGCGGGCGTCTACTACATCCGCCAGCGCCGGATCGAGCGCCACCGGACCGCGATGGTGACGGCCGTCGCTCTGGAACTGGGGTTTCTGGTGCTTTACCTCTGGAAAGTCGGGGGCGGTGGCGAGCTGTACATCCAGGCGAGCGGCCTGTTCCGGACGTCGTATCTGCTGATTCTCGCCGTCCACCTGATCTGCTCGGCGCTTTCGGTCCCGCTCGTGATCTACGCCGTCCTGCTGGGACTGACCCGCACGCCGACGGAACTCGCGGACACCGCACACGCACGCGTCGGCCGCGTCGCCGTCGGGGTCTGGTCGATCAGCCTCGCGCTCGGGATCGTCACCAGCGCCATGCTTCGGATCGCCGGCTCGGAACTGGAGACGGTCGGGGCGATCGTGCTGGTGTGA
- a CDS encoding geranylgeranylglyceryl/heptaprenylglyceryl phosphate synthase, translating into MTGLENIARGVERYSTLARIAGRSLLDVDTNPVPNSWTHITKIDPEDEKKVPLLFPLYLQHTSALEVGGSRDVTGQNTEETLELVADRPVPAFQEPSGPKQVTTDTHSKAEFLAIPEVLNGDVEALIGQLGSGVEYIESDLAPEMIAEKLPISPGETIEDRLAAFATSWLLKEAVFEAYIIMNPDSAAARESNVTEADLLDPRTAKQRAMAAERHLGSELIYLEYSGTFGGEQAESILEAVDDGRRWSRLWYGGGLDSRENAQAVLDAGADAVVVGNVFHEIADEEADICERAVEELDADATREEVLEWLEDDVDIADSSAASYLSTIVDVPNPEGRAREYLVTTVRTWLAVQNVVADLDEKGVASIPEIRELFRSTELPGRSDVTAVLDEESFLTDVLVALAAPRYGLETDGPPVEHLSLELA; encoded by the coding sequence ATGACGGGGCTCGAAAACATCGCACGGGGCGTCGAGCGGTACTCGACGCTCGCACGGATCGCCGGTCGATCGCTGCTGGACGTGGACACGAACCCGGTCCCGAACTCGTGGACGCACATCACCAAGATCGATCCGGAGGACGAAAAGAAGGTACCGCTGTTGTTCCCGCTGTATCTCCAGCACACGAGCGCGCTGGAGGTCGGCGGCTCGCGGGACGTGACCGGTCAGAACACCGAGGAGACGCTCGAACTCGTCGCCGACCGGCCGGTTCCGGCCTTCCAGGAGCCGAGCGGTCCCAAACAGGTCACGACCGACACCCACTCGAAGGCGGAGTTTCTGGCCATCCCCGAGGTGCTCAACGGCGACGTCGAGGCGCTGATCGGCCAGTTGGGGTCGGGCGTCGAGTACATCGAGTCCGACCTCGCGCCGGAGATGATCGCCGAGAAGCTTCCCATCTCGCCCGGCGAGACCATCGAGGATCGGCTCGCAGCGTTCGCGACGTCCTGGCTGCTCAAAGAGGCGGTCTTCGAGGCGTACATCATCATGAACCCGGACAGCGCGGCCGCCCGCGAGAGCAACGTCACCGAGGCCGACCTGCTCGATCCGCGGACGGCCAAACAGCGCGCGATGGCCGCCGAGCGCCACCTCGGGAGCGAGCTCATCTATCTCGAGTACTCGGGGACGTTCGGCGGCGAGCAAGCCGAGTCGATCCTCGAAGCCGTCGACGACGGTCGCCGGTGGTCGCGGCTGTGGTACGGCGGCGGCCTCGACAGCCGCGAGAACGCACAGGCGGTCCTCGATGCCGGTGCGGACGCCGTCGTCGTCGGCAACGTCTTCCACGAGATTGCCGACGAGGAGGCCGACATCTGCGAGCGAGCCGTCGAGGAACTCGACGCCGACGCGACCCGCGAGGAAGTGCTTGAGTGGCTGGAAGACGACGTCGATATCGCCGACAGCAGCGCGGCCAGCTACCTCTCGACGATCGTCGACGTCCCCAACCCCGAGGGCCGCGCCCGGGAGTACCTCGTCACGACCGTCCGGACCTGGCTCGCCGTCCAGAACGTGGTCGCGGACCTCGACGAGAAGGGCGTCGCCTCGATCCCGGAGATCCGAGAGCTGTTCCGCTCGACGGAGTTGCCCGGCCGGTCGGACGTGACGGCCGTGCTCGACGAGGAGTCGTTCCTGACGGACGTGCTCGTCGCGCTGGCCGCCCCGCGGTACGGGCTCGAGACCGACGGCCCGCCGGTCGAGCACCTGAGCCTCGAGCTGGCGTGA
- a CDS encoding O-methyltransferase, with protein MSNPIPDSIEQFARVVGPDGDEVLAEMDDYADREGFPTVGPAVGGWLELLARMVGAERVFEFGSGYGYSAYWFRRALPDDGEIVLTEIDEDELELAREYLDRGDFGAGAHFELGDAIETIESYDGPFDVVLIDNEKHRYREAFESVRGKVAPGGVVVADNAVAGSTIDHEDVRRLLEGESVDATGPTEGIADYLAAVRADPDFQTTLLPVGEGVAVSRRIE; from the coding sequence ATGTCCAATCCGATCCCCGATAGCATCGAACAGTTCGCACGCGTCGTCGGCCCGGACGGCGACGAGGTACTCGCCGAGATGGACGACTATGCCGACCGCGAGGGCTTTCCGACGGTCGGTCCCGCCGTCGGCGGGTGGCTCGAACTACTCGCGCGTATGGTCGGGGCCGAACGGGTCTTCGAGTTCGGGTCGGGGTACGGCTACTCCGCCTACTGGTTCCGCCGGGCGCTTCCCGACGACGGCGAGATCGTCCTCACCGAGATCGACGAGGACGAGCTCGAACTGGCACGCGAGTACCTCGACCGCGGTGACTTCGGGGCGGGTGCACACTTCGAGTTGGGCGACGCAATCGAGACGATCGAGTCGTACGACGGGCCCTTCGACGTCGTGTTGATCGACAACGAGAAACACCGCTACCGGGAGGCCTTCGAGAGCGTCCGCGGAAAGGTCGCCCCCGGAGGGGTCGTGGTCGCGGACAACGCTGTCGCCGGGAGCACGATCGACCACGAGGACGTCCGACGCCTGCTCGAGGGCGAGTCCGTCGACGCGACCGGCCCGACCGAGGGGATCGCCGACTACCTGGCGGCCGTCCGGGCCGATCCCGACTTCCAGACGACGCTACTGCCTGTGGGAGAAGGCGTCGCGGTGAGCCGCCGGATCGAATGA